The nucleotide sequence AATCCATGGAACCACTGTTCCACAAATAAATCCCCAAGACTGTAGTTAATAGAAATGAAATTAGAATTGTGGTACGTAGGGCAAACCTATACGATTTTTTAATCCTCGTTACCATTATAGCACAAACTTATACCCTACCCCTTTTACCGTTTTAAAATGATCATCACCAATTTTTTCGCGCAATTTTCTAATATGGACATCAATGGTCCTACCGCCTACTACCACTTCATTGCCCCAAACCTTGTCCAGGATAACCTCCCTTTTAAAGACCTTATTTGGCTTGGAAGTCAATAGTGCCAAGAGTTCAAACTCCTTTCTGGGAAGAATAATTTCCTCTCCCTGGTTAACAATTTTATATTCCTCCCTATTTATGGTAATCTCACCAACTTTAAAGATATCCTCTACCTCTTGCTCCTCATTCTTAAGCCTTCTAAGCAAAGCCTTTACCTTGCTTACCAAAACCTTTGGCTTAATGGGCTTTGTTATATAATCGTCCGCACCCGCATCAAATCCGGCCATTTGGGAATAGTCTTCGCCCCTGGCCGTGAGGAAGGTAATCAAGGTATCCTCCAAACCTTCGGTTCTTCTTATGATCTCACAAGCCTCAATGCCATCCATCTCGGGCATCATTACATCTAAAATAATTAAGTGGGGTTTCTTCTTTTTTGCCTTGGCAACCCCTTCAGCACCATTTTTTGCAGTGAAAACTTCATACCCTTCGGCAGATAAATTATAACCTACAATTTCTAGAATATCCGGTTCATCATCCACCAAAAGTATCTTAATGTCCTTTTTTTTCATGCCTTAATTTTTTTGTCTTTAAACGGCCATATGCAACCTACATTCCTTTGGAGGCGGTTACTGTAATCTATCACAACATATAATTGTGACCTATTTAAACATGCCCGTTTAACCATAATATTTATTGGTTATTCGCGCCAAAAGTAAAGATAATACTATTACACGAAACCTCTTAACATGGATTTAATATAGTAACATTTAGATAACATTAAGTCAACAAACTATTAATCTGAGGGTAACAGGACTTTTACAGTTAGGTTATTTATTTGCCATGTTTAAATAAAACAAGTGAACTCGAAAAAAATGAAACCGAAAAATTCAATTGAAATGAAAAAACTATTATTATCCGCGTTGGCCATAGTTGCCTTAGCATTTACATCTTGTACCAATGATGATGAGCCACCAATAGCGGAAGCAACGGCTACCTGTAATGATGGAATTCAAAACCAAGGAGAAACCGGTGTTGATTGTGGTGGACCTAACTGTCAGCCATGTACCGTGGCAACAGCCACCTGTGATGATGGAATCCAGAACGGAGACGAAACTGGTGTGGACATAGGAGGTTCTTGTGCAGAAATAATTACAGTATCCGGAGAAATATCTGCCGATACCACATGGACTGCAGACAATATATATATATTGGCCGGTAAAGTAGTTGTTGGGGTAGGAAAGACCTTGACCATAGAGCCAGGTACAATCATTAAAGGTAAGGCAGGTTCAGGTTCCTTGGCTTCTGCTCTAATTGTGCAAAGAGGATCCAAGATTATGGCCGTAGGTACTGCCGAAAAGCCAATTATCTTTACCTCCGAAGAAGACAATATAGGTGTTGGACAAACCGCCGGAACCAATTTGGACGAAACTGCTAGAGGAAAATGGGGAGGATTAATTGTATTGGGAAGAGCTACAGGTTCTTTTAAAAACGATGTTACTGAAGTACAAATAGAAGGTATTCCTGCCGATGATACCTTTGGACTTTACGGTCCTGGTGATGCATTGAACGACGATGATAATTCAGGTGAATTGGAATACATCTCTATACGTCACGGTGGTGCCCTTATTGGAGAAGGAAACGAGATAAACGGTTTAACCTTAGGTTCTGTAGGTCGTGGTACAAAAATAAACCACATAGAAGTTGTAGGTAACGTTGATGATGGTATCGAGTTCTTCGGTGGAACCGTTGACGCATCCAACCTAGTAGTTTGGGCACAAGGAGATGATGGTTTGGACATTGACCAAGCATATTCGGGTACCATAGACAATTCGCTAGTAATTGCAGGAGAGGCTTCTGACCACGCCTTTGAAATTGACGGTCCAGAAGGTTCCATTACAGGTTCTTTTACTCTTCAGAACACTACTATTGTAGGAAGCGCAACAGCCGCTGACGGTGAATATGCAGATTACAGAAGTAATGCTATGGGTACTACCAAGAACATCTATGCCATTGGATTCCAAGCTGGAAAAGATGTGGAATTGGATGCCAACGATGTAGCCCAGAACTTCTTGGATGGCAAATTGACCTTTGAAGCTTGGCAAGTTGTAGGTTTCAACAACAGTATTTTCTCAGAGAAGGTATTGAAAGATGACGCCGGAAACGATGTGCAATCAACTATCATCTTAGATCCAACATTTACGGAAAGAGCTGCCACTTGGACTACCCAAGTTACCGCTGGTGCCGAGACTGTAGGTGCAGATCTTAGTGTTTTTTCTTGGACCTATGCATATGCCAAAACAGGTTTGAGTTTCTAATTAGGAATAAAACACCCCTATAAAATAACAACCATGCTCGCCATATTCATTGGCGGGCATTTGGTTTATTACGATTTAATTATCATTTACTTATGAAATATTCACTTAGACTTTCAACTTTTGCTTTTCTTTTT is from Arenibacter algicola and encodes:
- a CDS encoding response regulator transcription factor, which translates into the protein MKKKDIKILLVDDEPDILEIVGYNLSAEGYEVFTAKNGAEGVAKAKKKKPHLIILDVMMPEMDGIEACEIIRRTEGLEDTLITFLTARGEDYSQMAGFDAGADDYITKPIKPKVLVSKVKALLRRLKNEEQEVEDIFKVGEITINREEYKIVNQGEEIILPRKEFELLALLTSKPNKVFKREVILDKVWGNEVVVGGRTIDVHIRKLREKIGDDHFKTVKGVGYKFVL